In Raphanus sativus cultivar WK10039 chromosome 5, ASM80110v3, whole genome shotgun sequence, the following proteins share a genomic window:
- the LOC108860055 gene encoding protein OXIDATIVE STRESS 3 LIKE 2, whose amino-acid sequence MELDSGRGVENNIKEKFGSSSTSSSYSIGVNSDDESGDNEAESPYKGPLDMMESLEEVLPMRRGISKFYKGKSKSFRSLTETESSPMKDLGTPENLYSRRRRNLLSHRLCSRGGISKKPVKTAAFTVVSFSGDDSPKAPPLSKRNLQPLQSKECSGNCVPVVVSPRCFQSVANRDIHNIIC is encoded by the exons ATGGAGCTTGATAGCGGCCGCGGCGTGGAAAATAACATCAAGGAGAAGTTTGGTTCCTCAtcgacttcttcttcttattccaTCGGCGTGAACAGCGACGATGAAAGCggggacaatgaagctgagTCTCCTTACAAGGGTCCTCTTGATATGATGGAATCTCTCGAAGAGGTTTTACCAATGAG GAGAGGCATATCGAAGTTCTACAAGGGAAAATCAAAGTCTTTCAGGAGCTTAACGGAAACTGAATCCTCTCCGATGAAAGATTTAGGGACACCAGAGAACCTTTACAGTCGCCGTCGGAGAAACCTTCTCAGTCACCGGCTTTGTAGCCGAGGTGGGATCTCGAAGAAACCCGTCAAGACTGCTGCCTTTACGGTGGTCTCTTTCTCCGGCGATGATTCGCCTAAAGCCCCTCCTCTTTCGAAGAGAAATCTCCAGCCGTTGCAGAGCAAAGAGTGTTCTGGTAATTGTGTTCCCGTTGTTGTTTCGCCGCGTTGCTTCCAGTCGGTGGCGAATAGAGACATCCATAATATTATTTGTTAG
- the LOC108862813 gene encoding calmodulin yields MADQLTDDQISEFKEAFSLFDKDGDGCITTKELGTVMRSLGQNPTEAELQDMINEVDADGNGTIDFPEFLNLMARKMKDTDSEEELKEAFRVFDKDQNGFISAAELRHVMTNLGEKLTDEEVDEMVREADVDGDGQINYDEFVKVMMAK; encoded by the exons atggcAGATCAGCTAACCGATGACCAGATCTCCGAGTTTAAGGAAGCCTTCAGCCTTTTCGACAAGGACGGAGATG GCTGCATCACGACAAAGGAGCTGGGGACAGTCATGAGATCGCTTGGTCAGAACCCGACAGAAGCCGAGCTCCAGGACATGATCAACGAGGTTGACGCGGACGGCAACGGAACGATTGATTTCCCCGAGTTCTTGAACCTGATGGCCCGCAAGATGAAAGACACTGACTCCGAGGAAGAGCTCAAGGAAGCCTTCAGGGTCTTCGACAAGGACCAGAACGGTTTCATCTCCGCCGCTGAGCTCCGCCACGTCATGACTAACCTCGGTGAGAAGCTCACTGACGAGGAAGTCGATGAGATGGTCCGTGAGGCTGACGTCGATGGTGATGGCCAGATCAACTATGATGAGTTCGTCAAAGTTATGATGGCTAAGTga